TATTGGCCCCGTGCGAGAACAGAAACTGCGAAACGGCGGCCACGATGCCGCGTTTGTCCGGACAGGCGATCAGCAGCCGGGCGGTGTGGGGTTGGCTCGAAGCGTCGGACATCCCTGACAGGATAAGGAAGCGCAGGGGCGCAGACCCCGCGCACTGAGTAGACAGAGGAGACGCGCGGCGGTCAGGCCAAAAAGAAGTCTGATCGGGTAGTGAGCGGCAACCAAACGCGTAGGATAGAGAGCGAACGCTCGTTCGGCGCGGCCCCCGTGGCGCGCTTCAGGAGGACCCATGGAAGAACTCATCGCGGCGCGTGTGCGCACCGTCAAACCCTCATTCGTACGCGAGGTGCTCAAGGCGGCCGGACGCAAAGACCTGATCTCCTTTGCGGGTGGCCTGCCCGCCCCGGAACTGTTCGACGTCGAGGGCATGCGCCAGGCCACCCTGGAGGCCCTCGAAAAGGACCCCGTCGGGGCGTTGCAGTACGGCGCCACTGAAGGGCACGCCGGTTTGCGCGGCGAAATCGCCAAGCTGATGGCCGAGCGTGGCGCCCACATCAGCCCCGACCAGCTGGTCATCACGACCGGCTCTCAGCAGGGCATCGATCTGATCGCGCGCACCCTGCTTGATCCGGGCGACGTGGTGCTCTTGGAGCAGCCCTCATACCTCGCGGCCATTCAGGTCTTCGAGCTGGCCCAGGCCGAAATGCGCGGCATCGGGTCCGACGGCGAGGGAGTGCTGCCCGACGACCTCGAACGTCAGATTCTGGCCCTCAAGGCCGAAGGGCGCGCGCCGAAACTGATCTACCTGGTGGCGACCTTTGCCAATCCTTCCGGCGCCACGCTGTCACGCGAACGCCGCGTGCGCGTGCTGGAACTCGCTGCTCAGCACGGCATCGTGGTCATCGAGGACGATCCCTACTCCGAACTGCGCTTTCACGGTGAGAGCGTGGCGCCCATGGTGGGCCTTGCGCAGGAAGTCGAGGGTGCCGAGAACCTCAGCGTGTACCTCTCGACCCTCTCGAAAGTGGTTGCGCCTGGATTGCGGGTGGGCTGGATGGTGCTGCCGGCCTGGCTGCAGCAGAAGCTCGTCATCATCAAGCAGGCCTCGGATCTGCACGCCAGCACCTTCGCGCAGCACGTCGGCTACCGCTACCTGCAGTCGGGCCGCATGGAGCAGCACGTGCCCAAGATTCGTGAAGCCTACGGCCAGCGCGCGCAGCACATGATGGCCACCCTGGAGCGCCTCCTGCCCCGCGTGCTGCAATTCAGGGCGCCCGAGGGCGGAATGTTCCTGTGGGCCAGCATGGCCAGCGGGGTCGACACCATGCAACTCGTACCGCGCGCCGTCGACGCGGGCGTGATCTACGTGCCGGGCGCGCCGTTCTTCGCAAATCCCGAAGGCCACGCCCACCACCTGCGCCTGTCGTTCTCGAACTCGACGCCCGAGCAGATCGAAGAAGGCGTGCGGCGTCTGGCCAGCGTGGTGATGGACTGAGCGATACGCCGTCGGCCGTCCGCGAACACAGCAGGAGATGAGGAGGGGCGCCACGGGGCGCCCTCGTTTACTGACCGCCAATCGCTGAGGGCTGATAGCTTATCTCCATGTCCTACGACCACCTCAAACACGCTCGTCTTCTTGTCGATTACTGCGTCAGCGCCCAGCCGGGCGAGCGCATTCTGGTGCAGGGCAGTACGCTGGCACTCCCGCTGGTGGAGGCCCTGCACAATACCTTGCTGCAGCGCGGCGCCTTTCCGGTGGTGCGCCTGGAGTATCCCTCCCAGAGCGACGACTTTTACCGCTTCGCCCCGGACGCGTTTCTGGACACCCTGCATCCACTGCAACTGCAGGAAATCGAGAGTTTGGACGGCTCGATCCGCATTCTGACGCCCAGTGAGCCCGCCGCCGACCTCGACCCTGTCCGCAGCGCCCGGCACCGCAAAACTTTGGCGCCCGTCGCCCGTGAACGCGCCCGGCGCAAATGGAACCTGACGCTCTACCCCACGGCCTGGGGTGCCCACGCGGCGAACATGACCTCCGAGCAATACGAAGCCTTCGTGGCCTCGGCAATGTTTCTCGACACGCCCGATCCGGTGGAGAAATGGGCTGAGGTTCGCGCGTTGCAGGCCCAGTTGATCGCACGTCTCGCGCGTGCAGACGAGGTGCGTATCCTGGGCCCCGAGACGGACTTGCGCCTCAGCGTGAAGGGCCGCACCTGGGCCAACAGCGACGGCAAGCGCAACATGCCCTCCGGCGAGGTCTTCACCGGGCCGCTCGAAACGAGCGCCAACGGGCACATCTACTACGGCCTGCCCACGATCTACAACGCCCAGGTGGTGCGCGGCATCCGCCTGACCTTTCAGGGCGGTCAGGTGGTGGCCGCCAGCGCGGAAGAAGGCGACGCAGTGCTGCGGGCTGCGCTGGAAACCGACGCCGGTTCGCGTTTCCTGGGTGAGCTGGGCATCGGCAGCAACTACGGCATTCAACAGGCCAGCCAGAACATTCTGTTCGACGAGAAAATCGGTGGAACCGTTCACTTGGCTTTGGGCAACAGCTACCCCGAAACGGGCGGCAAAAACGAGAGCGCCCTGCATTGGGACATGATCGCCGATCTGCGGGGCGGCGGCCAGATTCTGCTCGACGGTGAGGTCTTTCAGGAACAGGGCCGTTTCGTAGGATAGAGGCTGGCCGCTGGATGGTCAGGTTTTCCAGTTGGTCACGCGGGGCTGAGCGCGTGATACTCGAAGCGCGCTCCGAGGGCCTCCAGGTGTCTGAAAAAGTCCGGATAACTCTTACGGATGTGGTGCGCGCCAATGATCGTAATCGGAGCCTGTGCGTGCAGACCGATCAGGGTCAGCAGCATGATCATGCGGTGGTCGCCGTGGCCGTCCACCGTGACGCCACCGGGCAGGCTTTCACGTCCCGTGACGCTCAGGCTGTCCTGGGTCTCGCTGACCTCCAGTCCGAGTTTCTGCAGTTCGCGCCGGGTGTCGCTGATGCGGTCACATTCCTTGAGGCGCAGGGTGTAGACGTTTTCCCAGGTGCTGGTGCCGCGAGCGAAGGCAGCCGCGCCGCACAGCGCCTGCACCGCGTCGGTAAAGCGGTCTCCGTCGCGCGTGACGGCACTCAGGGGAGAGCCACCGTGCACGGTCACCACATCACCCGAGAAGCTCAGTGTCGCGCCCATCTCACGCAGCACGTCCACCGTTTCGCGTTCGCCCTGCAGGTCGTCCGCTTGCAGGCCACGCAGGCGAATCTCTCCCGGCACAATGGTGCCCGCCACCAGAATGGCCGAGGAGCCCGGGTAGTCGCCGGGCACGGTCACTTCGGATGACTCATAGCGCTGGCCTCCCGGCAGCTGCACGCGGCGCAGGTCCTCGCTGGCCTCGAACTCGATGCCGAAAGTCCGCAAGGTCGCCAGGGTCTGGCGCAGCGCCGCGTGACTTTTCAGGTGGCCCGTGAGGTGCAGATCGAGCCCCTCGGGCAACAGCGGCCCCAGAAACAGCAGGGCCGACGCGAACTGCGAGGAACGCTCGGCTGACACCTCAGCCTGACCGCCGCGCAGCTGGCCTCCACGGACGGTCACGGGCAGCCTGCCGCCTTCACTCTTCAGGTCCGCGCCCAATTGCCGTAGCGCATCCAGCAGGTCGCCTTGAGGGCGCTTGCCCAGGCTGTCGGTGAAAGCCGTTTCGAAACGCGTCTCGCGCGCGAGGGCCGAGATGGCAATCAGAAAACGTACCACTGCGCCCGCGTTGCCCGGATCGAGCAGCTCACCGCTTTTGGGCGAGGCACCAAAGCCGCGAACCCGCAGACCGTCGTCTTCCGGCGTGAGGAGCGCGCCCCACTGCTGCAGGCAGCGCTGCAAGGCGAGGCTGTCCTCGCTGGTGGCCGGGCGGCGGACCAGGGTGTCCCTGGAGGACAGGGCAGCAGCCAGCAGAAAGCGGGTGGTGTAGTTCTTGCTGGGCTGGGCTGTGATCTCGCCGCGCAGTTCGCGCGCTGGCATCACGGTCACGTCGAACGCTTCGGTCATGGGGTTCATGATGCCCTTCCCTGTGCGCGAAGGCGACGGCGAACATAGACAGGGCTCTTCACGCTGCTTACCGCGCTCAGATCGTGTTTATGCGGGGCTACGAAGGGGTGCGTTCCCGCCCTCCTCAGTTGCTTGCCTTTTCACTTGACACACCGGCATTGTGAAACAGTCATGACGCCCACTACCGTGCAGCTCTGGCACGTCTTGATCGAAGCCATTGAACGGATTGTGCCGGGAACGCACCTCCGCCTGAACGGCCCCGCTTCCGAACACGACCTGGTCCAGCTTGAAGAGAGGATTGGCTTTCCCCTGCCTGCTGACGTCCGCGCGATCTACAAAGTTAATAACGGTGAAGCCGACGACTTGGTTCCAGGAGTCATCTTCAACCTCAAGTTCCTGCCAATCCGTGAAGTTCTACGTCTCATTCATGGATTCCAGGAGCTACGCGAGTCTGGAATCTGCGAAGAGGGAGACGTTCCAGACGACCGGCGGTTGCGAATCGGATTTCCGAGCGTCACGCTCGTTCCATTCCTCGACGACACGACCGGAAACCAGATCGGGTACGACGTGAACCCCGGCCCGCTTGGGAGGGCCGGACAGATTGTGGTGTTCGGCGCGGACTATGAAGAGGTGGACATCCCCTGCACTTCAATCACCGAGTGCCTCACCGTGCTCATTGAGCAGATCCAGAACGGCAATTACGTGGTGGAGAATGAGCCGTATTGTCACTATTCTGGGATGCGGTTGAAGGACAAATCGTTTTCTGCCTTGGGCAAGGTGCTGTTTTAAATTCGCACGCTCGGACAGTCGGTGGCAAATGGCCCTGGCAGAGTTCAGCACAGGACACTTTTGATTCGCCGCTGTCCAGAACGCACTTACTCGATTTCCAGACAGTAAGGGTCGTCCCGCCCATTTGCGGAAGATAAACATCAATCAGCGGAGGCGACGGGATCTCCCGCTATCCCCACTCCCTGCTCTGCTCCGCTGACCGATGCTTCAGGCGTTACTTCTGAGCAAAGCGAGCGATGAAGCCACCGTCTGCCTTCGAGCCCACCGCCCAGACCGACCCAAGCGGACTGACCGCGACGTCCCGGGTAGAGCAGGGACTACAATCAATTCTTCCGTTCCAGATGACGTTGCCGGTATCCGCGTCGAGTTTGATCAGCTTGGCCTGGTTGTCACGCGTGTATCCACCGACATACACATCCGAAGACATGTCGACATCCACGACAGACGCGGACTTGGTTTCGTATTGGGTGGGTGAAGCACTGGCCACGTTCTTCGCCCACTG
The Deinococcus peraridilitoris DSM 19664 genome window above contains:
- a CDS encoding aminopeptidase, with protein sequence MSYDHLKHARLLVDYCVSAQPGERILVQGSTLALPLVEALHNTLLQRGAFPVVRLEYPSQSDDFYRFAPDAFLDTLHPLQLQEIESLDGSIRILTPSEPAADLDPVRSARHRKTLAPVARERARRKWNLTLYPTAWGAHAANMTSEQYEAFVASAMFLDTPDPVEKWAEVRALQAQLIARLARADEVRILGPETDLRLSVKGRTWANSDGKRNMPSGEVFTGPLETSANGHIYYGLPTIYNAQVVRGIRLTFQGGQVVAASAEEGDAVLRAALETDAGSRFLGELGIGSNYGIQQASQNILFDEKIGGTVHLALGNSYPETGGKNESALHWDMIADLRGGGQILLDGEVFQEQGRFVG
- a CDS encoding PLP-dependent aminotransferase family protein; the encoded protein is MEELIAARVRTVKPSFVREVLKAAGRKDLISFAGGLPAPELFDVEGMRQATLEALEKDPVGALQYGATEGHAGLRGEIAKLMAERGAHISPDQLVITTGSQQGIDLIARTLLDPGDVVLLEQPSYLAAIQVFELAQAEMRGIGSDGEGVLPDDLERQILALKAEGRAPKLIYLVATFANPSGATLSRERRVRVLELAAQHGIVVIEDDPYSELRFHGESVAPMVGLAQEVEGAENLSVYLSTLSKVVAPGLRVGWMVLPAWLQQKLVIIKQASDLHASTFAQHVGYRYLQSGRMEQHVPKIREAYGQRAQHMMATLERLLPRVLQFRAPEGGMFLWASMASGVDTMQLVPRAVDAGVIYVPGAPFFANPEGHAHHLRLSFSNSTPEQIEEGVRRLASVVMD
- a CDS encoding SMI1/KNR4 family protein, which produces MTPTTVQLWHVLIEAIERIVPGTHLRLNGPASEHDLVQLEERIGFPLPADVRAIYKVNNGEADDLVPGVIFNLKFLPIREVLRLIHGFQELRESGICEEGDVPDDRRLRIGFPSVTLVPFLDDTTGNQIGYDVNPGPLGRAGQIVVFGADYEEVDIPCTSITECLTVLIEQIQNGNYVVENEPYCHYSGMRLKDKSFSALGKVLF
- the aroA gene encoding 3-phosphoshikimate 1-carboxyvinyltransferase → MNPMTEAFDVTVMPARELRGEITAQPSKNYTTRFLLAAALSSRDTLVRRPATSEDSLALQRCLQQWGALLTPEDDGLRVRGFGASPKSGELLDPGNAGAVVRFLIAISALARETRFETAFTDSLGKRPQGDLLDALRQLGADLKSEGGRLPVTVRGGQLRGGQAEVSAERSSQFASALLFLGPLLPEGLDLHLTGHLKSHAALRQTLATLRTFGIEFEASEDLRRVQLPGGQRYESSEVTVPGDYPGSSAILVAGTIVPGEIRLRGLQADDLQGERETVDVLREMGATLSFSGDVVTVHGGSPLSAVTRDGDRFTDAVQALCGAAAFARGTSTWENVYTLRLKECDRISDTRRELQKLGLEVSETQDSLSVTGRESLPGGVTVDGHGDHRMIMLLTLIGLHAQAPITIIGAHHIRKSYPDFFRHLEALGARFEYHALSPA